One window of the Anopheles cruzii chromosome 2, idAnoCruzAS_RS32_06, whole genome shotgun sequence genome contains the following:
- the LOC128268693 gene encoding ubiquitin-conjugating enzyme E2 J2 yields MTNTKPTATCRLKQDYMRLKRDPVPYITAEPLPSNILEWHYVIKGPEDSPYYGGYYHGTLLFTKEFPFKPPSIYMTTPNGRFKTNKRLCLSISDFHPDTWNPAWSVATILTGLLSFMLETTPTMGSCETTTYEKRRYAQQSLTFNMKDEIFQELFPEVCEEITERLQQLEEQRKLAASSVESGANGMANGETSANGETPDGGLFVAGRSGVDDSNIWHSLYTNLIVLVGFVVFAFIVHYVIKSINI; encoded by the exons ATGACGAACACGAAACCCACGGCCACCTGTCGCCTGAAGCAGGATTATATGCGTTTAAAGAGGGATCCCG TACCGTATATCACAGCGGAACCACTGCCCTCGAACATCCTCGAGTGGCACTATGTGATCAAGGGACCGGAAGATTCACCATACTACGGTGGTTACTATCACGGGACGCTGCTGTTTACGAAAGAGTTCCCCTTTAAGCCCCCGTCAATCTATATGACCACACCGAACGGTCGCTTCAAGACGAACAAGCGGCTTTGCCTCAGCATATCGGACTTCCATCCCGACACGTGGAACCCGGCTTGGTccgtggccaccattttgaCCGGACTGTTGAGCTTCATGCTCGagacgacgccgacgatgggGTCGTGCGAAACGACCACGTACGAAAAACGGCGCTACGCGCAACAGTCGCTAACATTCAACATGAAGGACGAAATTTTCCAGGAACTGTTTCCGGAGGTGTGCGAAGAGATTACCGAACGATTGCAGCAGCTTGAGGAACAGCGAAAGCTAGCGGCCAGTTCTGTCGAAAGTGGTGCCAACGGTATGGCAAACGGTGAAACAAGTGCCAATGGTGAAACGCCCGATGGTGGCCTTTTTGTGGCTGGACGCTCCGGTGTGGACGATAGCAATATTTGGCACTCGCTCTACACCAACCTCATCGTGCTGGTCGGCTTCGTAGTATTTGCGTTTATCGTGCATTACGTCATCAAGAGcataaacatttaa